One stretch of Zhihengliuella flava DNA includes these proteins:
- a CDS encoding MMPL family transporter has protein sequence MSRQGGTDTRQSSRPRSAGRGGAVLRAAGAVAAIALWLAVMAVGGPTFGQIGSVQTTDRTTFLPESAEATRAVEWQEKFAESDAVPAIVVLESSEELAPPMAEELMAELDAASVDGRALADTAVIGPLPADDALALQLVVPLSAELDVEVGVEEVRDLAAAAVERGDFGEGAQAYVTGPAGFSADLVEAFGGIDGVLLIVALIAVLVILLVVYRSVLLPFSVLITAMAALCAAIVVVYQLAAAELIRIDGQSQGILSILVIGAATDYCLLIVARFREALMEGHSRWTAVRRAWVRSLEPIAASSGTVVVGLLCLMFSDLNSNKALGPIAASGIVFSVLAALTLLPALLGLLGRAAFWPVMPKPTSEAAHVAKRSEHRGWFAVARWVRRRHRPVWILTTLVLAAGCLGVTQLQASGVPESSLVLGSSDAREGQEAIGRHFDAGSGSPTLVYADEAVADEALETVQGTDGVASAYLTAEGGGPVRPGVDARAVEGRVQIEVTLADPADSAAAEDTVVQLRDNVHALDDESLVGGPTATALDKETTAQQDNLKIIPLVFGAILLILMLLLRSIVAPVVLILTTVLSYGTAMGVSALVFNGLYEFPGADPTVPLFGFVFLVALGVDYNIFLMSRAREEVRERGVHDGMTHALAVTGGVITSAGVVLAATFAALSVVPIMFMVQLGFIVAFGVLLDTLVVRTLLVPALSHELGRWLWWPSKLFRRPGGLRAESPDADSEADAERSAALK, from the coding sequence ATGTCTCGGCAGGGTGGAACCGATACTCGGCAGTCATCTCGTCCGCGGTCTGCTGGGCGCGGCGGCGCCGTGCTGCGGGCCGCCGGTGCGGTGGCTGCCATCGCGTTGTGGCTCGCGGTCATGGCCGTCGGCGGGCCGACCTTTGGTCAGATCGGTAGCGTCCAGACCACGGACCGCACCACGTTCCTTCCGGAATCGGCGGAGGCCACGCGCGCTGTCGAATGGCAGGAAAAGTTCGCCGAATCAGACGCGGTGCCAGCCATTGTGGTGCTGGAGTCGTCGGAGGAATTGGCCCCGCCGATGGCCGAGGAGCTGATGGCTGAGCTTGACGCTGCGAGCGTCGACGGGCGGGCGCTCGCCGACACGGCGGTGATCGGCCCGCTCCCCGCGGACGATGCGCTGGCCTTGCAGCTCGTGGTCCCCCTCTCCGCCGAGCTCGATGTGGAAGTTGGAGTCGAAGAGGTCCGGGATCTCGCCGCCGCCGCCGTCGAGCGCGGCGATTTTGGAGAAGGGGCGCAGGCCTACGTGACCGGCCCCGCCGGCTTCTCGGCGGACCTCGTCGAGGCCTTCGGCGGAATCGACGGCGTGCTCCTGATCGTCGCTTTGATCGCCGTGCTGGTGATCCTGCTCGTGGTCTATCGGTCCGTGTTGTTGCCGTTCTCCGTGCTGATCACCGCGATGGCGGCTCTGTGCGCGGCGATCGTGGTGGTGTACCAGTTGGCCGCGGCAGAGCTCATTCGCATCGATGGACAGAGTCAAGGCATCCTGTCCATTCTCGTGATCGGTGCAGCGACCGACTACTGCCTGCTGATCGTGGCCCGCTTCCGCGAGGCACTCATGGAGGGGCATTCGCGCTGGACAGCCGTGCGCCGTGCCTGGGTGCGTTCGCTCGAGCCGATCGCCGCGTCCTCCGGCACGGTCGTGGTCGGCCTCTTGTGTCTCATGTTCTCCGATCTGAACTCCAACAAGGCGCTGGGGCCCATCGCCGCCAGCGGCATTGTCTTCTCCGTCCTCGCCGCGCTGACGCTGCTGCCCGCGCTGCTCGGGCTGCTTGGGCGGGCCGCTTTCTGGCCCGTCATGCCCAAGCCAACCAGCGAGGCCGCCCATGTCGCCAAGCGCAGCGAACATCGCGGATGGTTCGCCGTGGCGCGCTGGGTCCGACGTCGGCATCGGCCCGTGTGGATTCTCACCACACTGGTGCTGGCGGCGGGCTGCCTCGGCGTGACGCAGTTGCAGGCCTCGGGCGTCCCGGAGTCCTCCTTGGTCCTGGGGTCGTCGGATGCCCGTGAGGGACAGGAGGCGATTGGACGCCACTTCGATGCGGGCTCCGGCTCGCCGACTCTGGTCTACGCCGACGAGGCGGTGGCCGATGAAGCGCTGGAAACGGTCCAGGGGACCGACGGCGTCGCTTCGGCCTACCTCACGGCTGAGGGCGGCGGCCCCGTCCGTCCGGGCGTGGACGCCCGCGCCGTGGAAGGGCGCGTTCAAATCGAAGTCACCTTGGCGGATCCGGCGGACTCCGCAGCCGCCGAAGACACGGTGGTTCAGCTGCGGGACAACGTTCACGCCCTCGATGACGAGTCCTTGGTCGGCGGCCCGACCGCGACCGCGTTGGACAAGGAGACGACAGCCCAGCAGGACAACCTCAAGATCATTCCGCTGGTTTTTGGCGCCATCCTGCTGATCCTGATGCTTCTCCTGCGCTCCATCGTCGCACCGGTGGTCTTGATCCTGACCACGGTCCTCTCCTATGGCACGGCGATGGGCGTCTCCGCCCTCGTCTTCAACGGCCTGTACGAGTTCCCCGGCGCGGATCCCACGGTTCCGCTGTTTGGGTTCGTCTTCCTCGTGGCCTTGGGCGTGGACTACAACATCTTCCTGATGAGCCGGGCCCGGGAAGAGGTCCGCGAGCGGGGCGTTCACGACGGTATGACGCACGCCCTCGCCGTCACGGGCGGAGTGATCACCTCGGCGGGCGTGGTGCTTGCGGCCACGTTCGCTGCCCTGTCTGTCGTGCCGATCATGTTCATGGTGCAACTGGGCTTCATCGTGGCCTTTGGTGTCCTCTTGGACACGCTGGTGGTCCGGACGCTCTTGGTGCC
- a CDS encoding MarR family winged helix-turn-helix transcriptional regulator translates to MNPEQRPDPRAALAFEMVGHLQGLTLASDRYADAVARADALHKTDLHALQEILLHQDAQAPLTASELGRSLHLSPPATTALIDRLAKHGHVERGRDARDRRRVTLLATDSARTTGSRLFRPLAQALGETASHYTPAELELINAFLAEALRTVEQATPPAP, encoded by the coding sequence GTGAACCCAGAACAGCGGCCGGACCCACGCGCGGCCCTTGCGTTCGAGATGGTGGGCCACCTGCAGGGCCTCACCCTGGCCTCGGACCGCTATGCGGACGCGGTCGCCCGCGCCGACGCACTACACAAGACCGATCTGCACGCGTTGCAGGAAATCCTGCTCCATCAAGACGCTCAGGCCCCGCTCACGGCCTCGGAGCTGGGCCGCAGCCTGCACCTCTCTCCGCCAGCCACCACCGCACTCATCGACCGGCTGGCCAAGCACGGCCATGTCGAGCGTGGCCGGGACGCCCGGGACCGGCGGCGCGTGACGCTACTCGCCACGGACTCGGCGCGCACGACGGGCTCCCGCCTCTTCCGCCCCTTGGCTCAGGCGCTCGGGGAAACCGCCTCGCACTACACCCCCGCCGAGCTCGAGCTCATCAACGCCTTTTTGGCCGAGGCCCTCCGCACCGTCGAGCAGGCCACACCCCCGGCCCCGTAA
- a CDS encoding DEAD/DEAH box helicase: protein MTTFSSLGVPEFLTRVLSAQGMTQAFPIQEATLPSTLSGRDVLGRGQTGSGKTLAFSLPLVARLVADPRPRKARFPRALIMAPTRELATQISRTVIPLADAAGLRTSVVFGGVSQKRQEQELNAGVDILIACPGRLDDLMGQKIVDLSRVEISILDEADHMADMGFLPVVRRILDRVPSGIQHMLFSATLDNGVDKLVTRYLADPITHSVDAPQAAVNTMEHRVFLVDPEDKKELVRELAAGTGRRIMFMRTKHHAKKMALWLSKAGVPAVDLHGNLSQNARDRNLAAFSDGSAKVLVATDVAARGVHVDGVELVVHIDPPAEHKAYLHRSGRTARAGSDGVVVTVATTEQRRDVTQLLKAAGIKVPFEPVTPTSDVVAEVRGPQAAPVPYVAPVRQQPSQPKKARPSQGRGAQAGGPSSGEQSTSRSRSRRGGRGRGSAVQSTDREVRQSGQRTADAAASQSRAEGRGSARGGEGGRPRAGAGRASGAGRRRSRNRSR, encoded by the coding sequence ATGACTACTTTTTCCTCGCTCGGTGTGCCCGAGTTCTTGACCCGTGTCCTCTCCGCACAGGGGATGACTCAAGCGTTTCCGATTCAGGAAGCCACCCTGCCGTCCACGCTCAGCGGGCGAGACGTCCTCGGCCGCGGGCAGACCGGCTCCGGCAAGACCCTCGCCTTCTCCCTCCCGCTCGTGGCCCGGCTGGTCGCGGACCCGCGCCCCCGCAAGGCGCGTTTCCCCCGAGCGCTCATTATGGCGCCGACCCGTGAGCTGGCCACCCAAATTTCCCGGACGGTCATCCCACTGGCCGACGCCGCGGGCCTGCGCACCTCCGTGGTCTTCGGCGGCGTCTCGCAAAAGCGTCAGGAGCAGGAGCTCAACGCGGGCGTCGACATCCTGATCGCCTGCCCGGGGCGCCTTGATGACCTGATGGGGCAGAAAATCGTGGACCTCTCCCGCGTCGAGATCTCCATCTTGGACGAGGCCGACCACATGGCGGACATGGGCTTCCTTCCGGTGGTGCGCCGCATCCTGGACCGCGTCCCTTCCGGCATCCAGCACATGCTGTTTTCCGCCACGCTGGACAACGGCGTGGACAAGTTGGTGACCCGCTACCTCGCGGATCCCATCACGCATTCGGTGGACGCGCCGCAGGCCGCCGTCAACACCATGGAGCACCGCGTGTTCCTCGTGGATCCGGAGGACAAGAAGGAACTGGTCCGCGAGTTGGCCGCCGGTACCGGCCGGCGCATCATGTTCATGCGGACCAAGCATCACGCGAAGAAGATGGCCCTGTGGCTCTCTAAGGCCGGGGTGCCCGCCGTGGACCTGCACGGGAACTTGAGTCAGAACGCTCGCGACCGCAATCTCGCCGCGTTCTCCGACGGCTCCGCTAAGGTCCTCGTGGCCACCGACGTCGCCGCCCGTGGCGTTCACGTCGACGGTGTCGAGCTCGTGGTCCACATTGACCCGCCTGCGGAGCACAAGGCGTACTTGCACCGTTCGGGGCGTACGGCACGCGCCGGTTCCGATGGGGTGGTCGTCACGGTCGCCACCACGGAGCAGCGCCGCGATGTCACGCAGCTGCTCAAGGCGGCGGGAATCAAGGTTCCGTTTGAGCCGGTCACGCCCACGTCCGACGTCGTTGCCGAGGTCCGCGGCCCACAGGCCGCCCCTGTGCCGTACGTGGCGCCCGTGCGTCAGCAGCCTTCCCAGCCGAAGAAGGCTCGGCCCTCGCAGGGCCGTGGGGCTCAAGCTGGCGGTCCATCATCGGGCGAACAGTCCACTAGTCGATCCCGCAGCCGCCGCGGAGGTCGCGGTCGCGGTTCCGCCGTGCAGTCTACCGATCGCGAAGTACGCCAGTCGGGCCAGCGCACCGCAGATGCGGCCGCCAGCCAGTCCCGAGCCGAGGGGCGCGGATCCGCTCGAGGAGGCGAGGGCGGGCGCCCCCGCGCCGGTGCGGGCCGGGCCAGCGGTGCCGGACGCCGTCGTTCCCGGAACCGGAGCCGCTAA
- a CDS encoding LysE family transporter — protein sequence MTFSVWLSLLGACVLISFTPGAGAINTMSNAIHAGFRRAFWGILGQQAALLLHVIVVAAGVGLLVANSPVLFNIIRYAGAAYLIYLGVRLLIAKPDADTAPVDQRAGEPAASMFRRGLWVNLLNPKAIIFFLAFTPQFIRPDAPLLPQYALYIGTVVAVDVLVMWFFFAAAAKSVRRFTRGARGQRIMNLTFGTLFIFVAVLLAVSH from the coding sequence GTGACGTTTTCCGTGTGGTTGTCCCTGCTGGGCGCCTGTGTTCTCATCAGCTTTACGCCGGGCGCCGGTGCCATCAACACGATGAGCAACGCGATCCACGCCGGGTTCCGGCGCGCGTTTTGGGGGATCCTAGGTCAGCAGGCCGCCCTCCTGCTGCACGTGATCGTCGTGGCCGCCGGCGTCGGGCTCTTGGTGGCCAACTCCCCCGTGTTGTTCAACATCATCAGGTACGCGGGCGCCGCGTACCTGATCTATCTCGGCGTGCGGCTGCTGATCGCCAAGCCGGACGCCGACACCGCGCCCGTGGATCAGCGCGCAGGCGAGCCAGCAGCCTCGATGTTTCGGCGCGGGCTCTGGGTCAATCTCCTCAATCCCAAGGCGATCATCTTCTTCCTCGCCTTCACCCCGCAGTTCATTCGGCCGGATGCGCCACTGCTGCCGCAGTACGCGCTCTACATCGGGACCGTGGTGGCCGTCGATGTGCTCGTCATGTGGTTTTTCTTCGCCGCCGCCGCCAAGTCCGTTCGCCGCTTCACCCGCGGCGCGCGGGGCCAGCGCATCATGAACCTCACGTTCGGCACCCTGTTCATCTTCGTGGCGGTCCTCCTCGCGGTGAGTCACTAG
- a CDS encoding dihydroxyacetone kinase subunit DhaK has translation MPFLTSSPVKTALRGLAAAHPDVVALHHDPLYLTSRQYASGRRVGLVSGGGSGHEPLHAGFVGLGMLDAAVPGAVFASPHNTQIYAASRAVAGPGGVVHLVKNYTGDVINFAIAAERLAADGIDVARVLIDDDVATGSEDTATGRRGTGATVVVEKILGAAADEGFSASELAELGADVVASSRSVAVASRAHTDLHTGEDAFTLEPGQLEYGVGIHGERAARSIARPDFEELIGTMVDSLLGDLPGTEDLLVFVNGLGATTQLELLNVYAAVEEHLTAAGQRVSARLVGSYVAALDMSGFSLTLTRLRPGWIDYWNAPSATPAFPTTSAGFPSVLDTTQRVTAAEAVSSARQPHDASRAPGGPGDAVVRRFAALIEEHYEELTRLDQLAGDGDFGDNLRGGLHEALQLMEEHKTGLAAAESAFLDGVGGTSGPLLGLLFARINAAVTDDGGTADAWARGTAEGCDAIQRVGGAEPGDRTIVDVLVPTAQAPSNGFEAGAHAAAEAAAATASLQAKRGRASYVSGRGEGAPDAGAVGVSLLFRAAAEVG, from the coding sequence ATGCCGTTTCTGACCTCGTCGCCCGTGAAGACCGCCCTGCGTGGATTGGCCGCCGCGCACCCGGACGTGGTGGCGCTCCACCATGACCCGCTGTACCTCACGTCACGGCAGTACGCGAGCGGACGGAGAGTAGGGCTGGTGTCGGGCGGAGGGTCTGGACACGAACCGCTGCATGCCGGCTTCGTGGGCCTTGGCATGCTGGACGCAGCGGTTCCAGGTGCCGTGTTTGCTTCCCCGCACAACACTCAAATCTATGCGGCTTCCCGCGCCGTGGCTGGGCCCGGCGGCGTCGTTCACCTCGTGAAGAACTACACGGGTGACGTCATCAACTTCGCCATCGCCGCAGAACGCCTTGCGGCTGACGGCATCGACGTGGCCCGTGTCCTCATTGACGACGACGTCGCCACCGGCAGCGAGGATACCGCCACGGGGCGGCGCGGAACAGGCGCCACTGTGGTCGTGGAAAAAATCCTCGGAGCCGCGGCGGATGAGGGCTTCAGCGCCAGTGAATTGGCGGAGCTCGGCGCCGACGTCGTCGCCTCCTCACGCAGCGTGGCGGTCGCCTCCCGCGCCCACACGGACCTCCACACCGGCGAGGACGCGTTCACTCTTGAACCGGGACAGCTCGAATACGGCGTCGGTATTCACGGCGAGCGCGCCGCTCGGTCCATCGCACGCCCGGACTTCGAGGAGCTCATCGGCACGATGGTGGATTCATTACTTGGGGACCTGCCGGGCACTGAAGACCTGCTGGTCTTCGTCAATGGGCTCGGCGCCACGACTCAGCTAGAGCTGCTTAACGTGTACGCCGCCGTCGAGGAGCACCTGACGGCGGCCGGCCAGCGGGTCAGTGCGAGGCTGGTGGGGTCCTACGTGGCGGCACTGGATATGTCCGGGTTTTCCCTCACCCTCACACGTCTGCGGCCGGGGTGGATCGATTACTGGAACGCCCCATCGGCGACCCCAGCGTTTCCCACCACTTCCGCCGGCTTCCCGTCCGTGTTGGACACAACCCAACGCGTCACCGCCGCCGAAGCGGTCTCCAGTGCACGGCAGCCCCACGATGCGTCCCGGGCCCCGGGCGGGCCAGGCGACGCCGTCGTGCGCCGGTTTGCCGCCTTGATCGAGGAACACTACGAGGAATTGACTCGGCTGGATCAGTTGGCTGGCGATGGCGACTTTGGCGACAACCTCCGCGGTGGTCTCCACGAAGCGCTGCAGCTCATGGAAGAGCATAAAACGGGACTCGCTGCCGCTGAATCGGCATTTCTCGACGGCGTGGGCGGGACCAGCGGCCCTCTTCTCGGGCTGTTGTTCGCCCGGATCAACGCTGCCGTGACCGACGACGGTGGCACGGCTGACGCGTGGGCACGCGGCACCGCCGAGGGATGCGATGCCATTCAGCGCGTGGGCGGCGCCGAGCCCGGCGACCGGACGATCGTTGACGTATTGGTCCCCACCGCACAGGCCCCCTCGAACGGCTTCGAGGCTGGGGCGCACGCCGCCGCAGAAGCTGCTGCGGCCACCGCCTCGCTGCAGGCCAAGCGCGGCCGGGCCAGCTATGTCTCGGGACGAGGAGAAGGCGCCCCGGATGCTGGTGCCGTCGGTGTCTCCCTGCTCTTCCGCGCGGCCGCCGAGGTGGGCTGA
- a CDS encoding low molecular weight protein-tyrosine-phosphatase: MFRINAVCTGNICRSPMAEYLLRVALEDAGIDGVDVESSAVTAWEVGNTIDDRAGARLDADGIDAAGHVARQFTPADYDADLILALDTDHYTHLRRGAPTPEAEAKVRMLRSFDPQVADRGPADQGIYDPWYGDAADFEATYDLIAAALPGLVEYVRDAVASGPGARA, encoded by the coding sequence ATGTTCCGGATCAACGCCGTCTGCACGGGCAATATCTGCCGCTCCCCCATGGCCGAATACCTCCTCCGCGTAGCCCTAGAGGACGCGGGAATCGACGGCGTGGACGTGGAATCTAGCGCCGTGACGGCATGGGAAGTGGGCAACACGATCGACGACCGTGCCGGCGCCCGCTTGGACGCCGACGGCATCGATGCTGCCGGCCACGTGGCCCGCCAGTTCACCCCGGCGGACTACGACGCCGACCTGATTTTGGCTCTCGACACGGATCATTACACCCACCTGCGCCGCGGCGCGCCGACGCCTGAAGCGGAGGCCAAGGTGCGGATGCTCCGCTCCTTCGACCCGCAGGTGGCTGACCGCGGACCTGCCGACCAGGGGATCTACGATCCGTGGTACGGCGACGCTGCCGACTTTGAGGCGACGTACGACCTCATCGCGGCCGCGCTGCCGGGCCTGGTTGAGTACGTTCGCGACGCCGTCGCCTCGGGGCCCGGGGCCCGCGCCTAA
- a CDS encoding chorismate-binding protein has protein sequence MDATNHVASRPTIIAVDGRSGAGKSTLALELTTRLRRHRTVTLFHLEDLYPGWEGLAAGISEYAAQVLPQLAAGRPAVWRPWDWAGDAPGAATRTEPAEVIVVEGVGVASAAALPHLDAVVWVEEDDRVRHQRAIARDGETYRPHWDTWAGQEDAWLAAEPVHPAEAADVVVHQTGDDRAAADALTALLHVPRLRDALGREIAEQSARRLHVELFELGPGQLHDGGLEPDLRAPAGAVAAAEVFGRLYPGVSGHVEAEDDAAEHCLLLESTNPEAEDASERNRFSILTDAGEPARRRMASHRLTEAGARTEVEIGCALARVPGPFFGWLDHVWGTYEVELSGSGAASLGSSGCAFRGGWVGWLGYELGRESSGVTRTARTPDAALFRAERAVIIDHAEHRAWVLSGVAGDAGPDAEWIARAREALTVSAGVVPLTPTLDAPPEFTCRDTRDDYLEKVRAAQTSITDGDSYEVCLTTALTSRQREWDPWLAYLRLRARNPAPFAVFTRWGSTAVAGTSPERFLRIGADGWMRAEPIKGTRRRAVDPTEDAGLKQDLAMSAKDRAENVMIVDLMRNDLGRSADPRTLHVPRLCHIESYASVHQMVSTVDARLRPGASRAEAVAAAFPPGSMTGAPKISTMHILDRLEDESARGIYSGAIGYFADTGACDTSVVIRSLVMEYDAEGCTLTLGVGGAVTADSVPEDEWDEVRTKAYGVLSALGADFPS, from the coding sequence GTGGACGCCACCAACCACGTCGCCTCCCGCCCCACCATCATTGCGGTGGACGGGCGGTCCGGTGCCGGTAAGTCGACCCTCGCGCTTGAACTCACCACACGCCTGCGCCGCCACCGCACCGTCACGCTGTTTCACCTCGAGGACCTCTACCCCGGTTGGGAGGGCCTCGCGGCCGGTATCAGCGAGTACGCCGCCCAGGTCCTGCCCCAACTCGCCGCTGGCCGTCCAGCAGTGTGGCGACCGTGGGACTGGGCTGGCGACGCACCAGGGGCGGCCACCCGCACGGAACCGGCCGAGGTCATCGTCGTCGAGGGCGTTGGCGTGGCGTCCGCCGCCGCACTGCCACACCTCGACGCGGTGGTGTGGGTCGAGGAAGACGACCGCGTGCGGCACCAGCGGGCCATCGCCCGCGACGGTGAAACCTACCGTCCGCACTGGGACACCTGGGCGGGACAGGAGGACGCGTGGCTCGCCGCGGAGCCGGTGCACCCGGCCGAAGCCGCCGACGTCGTGGTGCACCAGACGGGGGATGACCGCGCTGCCGCGGACGCGCTCACCGCGCTACTGCACGTCCCACGGCTTCGAGACGCCCTCGGGCGAGAGATCGCCGAGCAGAGCGCCCGGCGCCTGCACGTGGAGCTCTTCGAGCTGGGGCCGGGGCAGTTGCACGACGGCGGCTTGGAGCCGGATCTGCGCGCGCCGGCGGGTGCCGTGGCCGCGGCAGAGGTTTTCGGGCGGCTCTACCCGGGCGTGAGCGGGCACGTCGAGGCGGAGGACGACGCCGCCGAGCACTGTCTCCTTCTCGAGTCCACGAACCCGGAGGCCGAGGACGCCAGTGAGCGCAATCGCTTTAGCATCCTCACCGATGCCGGCGAGCCCGCTCGACGCAGGATGGCGTCCCATCGCCTCACGGAAGCCGGGGCCCGCACCGAGGTGGAGATCGGCTGTGCGCTCGCGCGTGTGCCCGGCCCGTTCTTCGGGTGGCTGGACCACGTGTGGGGCACCTACGAGGTGGAGCTGAGCGGCAGTGGAGCTGCCTCCCTTGGCTCGTCCGGTTGCGCGTTCCGCGGCGGCTGGGTCGGCTGGTTAGGGTACGAGCTGGGCCGAGAATCCTCCGGCGTCACCCGCACCGCGCGCACGCCGGATGCAGCCCTCTTTCGCGCGGAACGGGCCGTGATCATCGATCATGCCGAGCACCGAGCGTGGGTCCTCAGCGGAGTCGCCGGCGACGCCGGCCCAGACGCTGAATGGATCGCCAGGGCGCGTGAGGCCCTCACCGTGAGCGCCGGCGTCGTGCCCCTCACACCCACCCTCGATGCTCCTCCCGAGTTCACGTGCCGGGACACGCGGGACGACTACTTAGAGAAGGTACGCGCCGCACAGACCTCCATCACCGACGGGGACAGTTACGAGGTGTGCCTGACCACCGCGCTGACTTCGCGACAACGCGAGTGGGACCCATGGCTCGCCTACTTGCGGCTGCGGGCCCGGAACCCCGCGCCATTCGCGGTCTTCACACGCTGGGGCAGTACGGCCGTCGCCGGGACCAGCCCCGAGCGGTTCCTGCGGATCGGCGCCGACGGGTGGATGCGCGCCGAACCCATCAAGGGAACCCGCCGGCGTGCTGTGGACCCGACCGAGGACGCCGGCCTCAAACAGGACCTCGCCATGAGCGCTAAGGATCGCGCGGAGAACGTGATGATCGTGGATCTCATGCGCAACGACTTGGGCCGCAGCGCCGACCCGCGCACCCTGCACGTGCCGCGACTCTGCCACATCGAGTCCTACGCCAGCGTGCATCAGATGGTCTCCACGGTGGACGCCCGGCTTCGGCCCGGGGCCTCCCGCGCCGAGGCCGTCGCCGCCGCGTTCCCGCCCGGGTCCATGACCGGCGCCCCGAAGATCTCAACCATGCACATTCTGGATCGGCTGGAAGACGAGTCCGCCCGCGGCATCTATTCCGGCGCGATCGGCTATTTTGCGGACACCGGCGCCTGCGATACCTCGGTGGTCATCCGCTCCTTGGTCATGGAGTATGACGCCGAGGGCTGCACCCTCACCCTCGGGGTCGGCGGCGCGGTGACCGCCGATTCCGTACCGGAGGATGAATGGGACGAAGTCCGCACCAAGGCGTACGGCGTGCTCAGCGCGCTGGGGGCCGATTTCCCGAGCTAG